A genomic region of Mus pahari chromosome 22, PAHARI_EIJ_v1.1, whole genome shotgun sequence contains the following coding sequences:
- the Akirin2 gene encoding akirin-2, whose product MACGATLKRTLDFDPLLSPASPKRRRCAPLSAPASAAASPAAATAAAAASAAAASPQKYLRMEPSXFGDVSSRLTTEQILYNIKQEYKRMQKRRHLEASFQQTDPGCSSDSQPHAFLISGPASPGTSSATSSPLKKEQPLFTLRQVGMICERLLKEREEKVREEYEEILNTKLAEQYDAFVKFTHDQIMRRYGEQPASYVS is encoded by the exons ATGGCGTGCGGAGCCACTCTGAAAAGGACTCTGGATTTCGACCCGCTGCTGAGCCCGGCGTCTCCGAAGCGGAGGCGGTGCGCGCCTTTGTCGGCGCCGGCTTCGGCTGCCGCCTCCCcggccgccgccaccgccgccgccgccgcctcggcCGCGGCCGCCTCGCCGCAGAAGTATCTCCGGATGGAGCCTTCCCNCTTCGGCGACGTCTCCTCCCGGCTCACCACAG aacaAATTCTGTACAACATAAAACAGGAGTATAAACGTATGCAGAAGAGAAGACATTTAGAAGCTAGTTTTCAGCAGACAGATCCAGGTTGTAGTTCCGATTCACAGCCACATGCATTTCTCATCAGTGGACCAGCATCACCAG GGACTTCATCTGCAACATCCTcaccattaaaaaaagaacagccCTTATTTACTCTAAGGCAGGTTGGAATGATCTGTGAACGTTTGTTGAAAGAACGGGAAGAGAAAGTTCGAGAAGAATATGAAGAAATACTGAATACAAAACTTGCAG AACAATATGATGCTTTTGTGAAGTTTACGCATGATCAGATAATGCGGCGATATGGAGAACAGCCTGCTAGTT aTGTTTCATGA